The following coding sequences are from one Sander lucioperca isolate FBNREF2018 chromosome 2, SLUC_FBN_1.2, whole genome shotgun sequence window:
- the si:ch211-51h9.7 gene encoding protein cereblon homolog, whose translation MVYKRGLRLLTKQLDMLIIPYISFVLLFYPTAYQPGEACAAKEGGTSSAVTLLLCRACGHELAVGADINFVPSRLALSSRNDTFIGGRRVNIQLFENPHGNQFEVITFRKAEVTQHWPADKHFSWFPGFSWTVATCPRCKSHLGWAFQPSDWPDTVTKTKFEESEHTFLALITHRLLREDFASSLLMTPKSFMS comes from the exons ATGGTGTACAAGCGGGGCTTGAGGCTGTTGACAAAGCAGCTGGATATGTTAATAATCCCGTATATTTCATTTGTACTGTTGTTTTATCCAACTGCATACCAGCCCGGTGAGGCGTGTGCTGCGAAGGAGGGGGGGACCAGCAGCGCCGTCACCCTGCTATTGTGCAGGGCATGCGGACATGAGCTGGCGGTCGGGGCGGACATCAACTTCGTTCCCAGTCGACTGGCGCTCTCCAGCCGCAACGACACTTTCATAGGGGGCCGAAGGGTTAACATCCAGCTTTTCGAAAACCCCCACGGAAACCAGTTTGAGGTGATTACGTTCAGAAAAGCAGAAGTTACCCAACACTGGCCGGCAGATAAACACTTCTCCTGGTTCCCGGGGTTCTCATGGACGGTGGCCACCTGTCCTCGGTGTAAAAGTCATTTAG GTTGGGCCTTCCAGCCCAGTGACTGGCCAGACACGGTCACCAAAACCAAATTTGAGGAGTCAGAGCACACCTTCCTGGCTTTAATCACCCATCGTCTATTAAGAGAAGACTTTGCCTCGAGCCTGCTAATGACTCCAAAATCCTTCATGAGCTGA
- the seta gene encoding SET nuclear proto-oncogene a yields MSASAAKVSKKELNSNHDGADETSEKEQQEAIEHIDEVQNEIDRLNEQASEEILKVEQKYNKLRQPFFQKRSELIAKIPNFWVTTFVNHPQVSALLGEEDEEALHYLSRVEVTEFEDIKSGYRIDFYFDENPYFENKVLSKEFHLNESGDPSSKSTEIKWKSGKDLTKRSSQTQNKAGRKRQHEEPESFFTWFTDHADAGADELGEVIKDDIWPNPLQYYLVPDMDDEEGEGEDDEEDEEGLEDIDEEGDEDGEDDEEDDGEDGEDDEGEDD; encoded by the exons ATGTCGGCCTCGGCGGCAAAAGTGAGTAAAAAGGAGCTGAACTCGAACCATGACGGAGCGGACGAAACCTCCG AGAAAGAGCAGCAAGAAGCTATTGAACACATTGATGAAGTTCAAAACGAAATTgacag gtTGAACGAGCAAGCCAGTGAGGAGATCCTCAAAGTAGAACAGAAATACAACAAACTCCGTCAGCCATTCTTTCAGAAGAGGTCAGAACTGATCGCCAAAATCCCCAACTTCTGGGTCACCACGTTTGTCAACCATCCACAAG taTCTGCCCTACTGggagaggaagatgaagaagCACTTCATTACCTGAGCCGAGTGGAGGTGACAGAGTTTGAAGACATCAAGTCAGGCTACAGAATAGATTTT TATTTCGACGAAAATCCGTACTTCGAAAACAAAGTACTTTCCAAAGAGTTCCATTTGAATGAGAGCGGAGACCCAtcttcaaagtcgacagaaattAAATGGAAATCAGGAAAG GACCTGACCAAGCGCTCCAGCCAGACACAGAACAAGGCTGGAAGGAAGAGGCAACATGAAGAGCCAGAGAGCTTCTTCACTTGGTTCACTGATCACGCTGATGCTGGCGCTGATGAGCTCGGGGAGGTCATCAAGGATGACATCTGGCCAAACCCCCTGCAGTACTACCTG GTTCCTGACATGGATGACGAAGAGGGTGAAGGTGAGGACGatgaagaggacgaggaaggtCTGGAGGACATAGACGAAGAGGGAGATGAAGATGGAGAGGATGATGAAGAGGACGATGGAGAAGATGGAGAG GATGATGAGGGAGAAGACGACTAA